GCGTACTGAGAATTCTCATGACGCCTCCAATATCACCACGGCCTGGGCGTAGTCACCGTCGTGGCTATAGGACAGATGAACACCTCGTACGTCGCGCTCACGGCACAACTCGGCGGCCCGACCCGACAAACACAGCGAGGGCTTGCCGAGATCATCGCGCACCACCTCTATATCCTGCCAGGTCATGCCCCTTCGCAGCCCCAGGCCCAAGGCCTTGAGAAATGCCTCCTTGGCGGCGAAGCGCGCCGCAAGATGCGGCGCCGGGTCTTTTTTAGCAAGTGCGTATTCCCGTTCGCCGGCAGTGAAGATTCTGGCGATAACCGCTACTTTCTCCTGCTCCAGCAAGCCGCGAAAGCGACCGATCTGCGCCAGGTCGGTTCCGACTCCGATGATTGGCACCCTTCAGCGCCCCTCGATCAATGCCAGCATCTCACGCACCGCCTGATCCATCCCGACCAGAACCGCCCGAGAAATGATGCTGTGGCCGATATTGAATTCCTCGATGCCACCAAGCGCCACCACCGGGCGAACATTCTGATAGTTGAGTCCGTGGCCGGCATGTACGATCAGCCCCAATTGCTGCCCGAGGCGAACTGCCTGCTCAATCTTCACCAGCTCACTCTGCCGCGTTTGCGTATTTTTCGCATCACAGTAAGTGCCGGTATGAATCTCGATGGCATCGGCTCCCAATTCCTGAGCCGTCTCGACCTGGGCAAGGTCGGGGTCGACAAACAGACTGACAAAAATACCGGCCTCGCGCAACCGCCGCACCGGATTTTCCAGCAGCCCTCGCTGCCCGACCACATCAAGGCCACCTTCGGTGGTGAGTTCCGCGCGCCTTTCCGGCACCAGGGTGACACAGTCAGGACGCGTGCGTAGCGCGATGGCGACCATCTCTTCGGTTGCGGCCATTTCCAGATTGAGCCGCGTACGCACGGTCTGCCGCAGCACGTCCACATCGCGATCCTGAATGTGGCGGCGGTCTTCGCGCAGATGCACGGTAATGCCGCCCGCCCCGGCAAGCTCCGCCAAAGCCGCAGCGGTCACGGGATCGGGCTCGACCGTACCGCGCGCCTGGCGCACGGTAGCCACATGATCGACGTTGACTCCCAGACGTGGCACCATCATTTCACCTTTTTCTCGCCCAGGTGGCGATCGATTTCTTCGGCAATCTGGTGCGCCAATTCCGTAATCTGGTACTTGTCCTGGCCTTCGAGCATGATACGCAGCAACGGTTCGGTACCCGAGTAACGGATCAGCACCCGCCCGGTTTCACCAAGTGCTTTCCGCGCGTGATCGATGGCCTTGCGCACCTCGGGGATGTCTTCGATCTCCCTGCGTTCGGCAACCCGAACGTTGACCAGCACCTGAGGCAACGAAACCATAACCTCGGCCAGTTCGGAGAGGGGCTTGCCCGAGCGCTGCATGATCGCCAGAACCTGCAGGGCCGAAACCATCCCATCGCCGGTGGTGTTGTGGTTGAGAAAAATCAGATGTCCCGACTGCTCCCCGCCCAAAGTGTAGCCGCCCTTGCGCATTTCCTCGACCACATAGCGGTCGCCCACATCGGTCTTGACCACTTTACCCCCGGCCTTTTTGACCGCGATGTCCAAACCCAGGTTGCTCATCACCGTCGCCACCAGGGTGTTGTGAGCGAGGCGCTTTTCCTGAAGCATGGTGGTCGCACAGATCGCCATGATGTGATCGCCGTCGACCTCTTTGCCGAACTCATCGGTAAAAATGACCCGATCGGCGTCACCGTCGAGAGCCATGCCCAGATGGGCGCGATGCGTTTTGACCGCTTCGGAAATGACCTCTGGATGGAGAGATCCACACCCGGCGTTGATGTTGGTGCCGTTGGGCGTCACACCGAGGGGAATCACCTCGGCGCCGAGCTCTTCCAGAACAGCGGGCGCAACCTTGTAGGCCGCACCGTTGGCGCAATCGAGAACGATTTTGAGCCCCTTGAGGTCCAGATCGCGCGGGAAAGAATTTTTCAGGAAAACGATGTAGCGGCCCACGGCATCATCGATACGGAACGCCTTGCCCACCTCGGAAGCAACCGGGCGCAGGGAATCGATCTTGCCACTGTAGATCAGATCCTCCATCTTGAGCTCCAGCTCATCGGGGAGCTTGAAGCCATTGCCGGAGAAGAATTTGATGCCGTTGTCCTGGTAGGGGTTGTGCGAAGCAGAAATGACCACCCCGGCGTCGGCCCGCATGGAGGCGGTGATGAAAGCGATCCCCGGCGTCGGCAGGGGGCCGACCAGCAGAACATCGACCCCCATGGAGCAGACGCCGGCGGCCAGGGCATTTTCCAGCATGTAGCCGGAAAGCCGGGTGTCCTTGCCGATGACGATGCGGTGGCGACGGTTGCCGTCACGAAAAATATAGGCGGCGGCGCGCCCGAGTTGCATTGCGGTTTCAGTGGTTATGGGTGGGATGTTGGCAACGCCACGTACCCCGTCGGTCCCGAATAGCTTTTTTTTCATCACTGGGAATTTTCACCTTTCTCCATGTATTCTATCTCCGCCGGAGGCGGCGGCAGGATCCTTACCTGAAGCTCCACCGTTTGCTCTTCCTTGAGACGCGAATAGCGTCCCTGATACCTGAGGGGAACCATCAGGGTAAAACTTTCGCGCGCGCCACCGAGTTCCACGGGCTGAGTCGACACCTCGGTCACATCCCGAATTTCGCTTTCAGCTCCTTCGATTTCCACGCGCTCGGGTGAAACCCTGAAACCGTCGAGCTGATAACCTTCCGCGAGTTCGCCGGAAAAGACCACCTGCACGGGTACGGTTTTGCTGCGCACCCGTTCGAGGCGCACATCGACAAAGGATGGCGAGATGCGTGTCACCTTAAGGCCGCCGGGGATATCGAGGCGCTCTTCCAGCCGCTTAAAGGATGTCAAGCCGGGTTTGAGGTCGGCAAGATCGACGGAAAAGCTGATATCGCCGGAACTCAGATTTACCAGCAGCGTCCGCGGGCCGGTCAACCTGATATCCACCAGATTGGGCACCTCATTGGCGATCATCATCCCCTGGGGCACGTTGATATATTCAATCGGCACGGTAAAACCGATTTCCACCTGACGCTCGCCGATGACAAAAAACCACAGAATCAGCGCGAACACCAGCGAGAGAAGCTTGAGACTCCAGTTTTCCGTCAACTTCTTAAACATACGGAACGATCACTTCCTGCCAAGGGTGCGCATCTCAAGCAGGCGCTTGAGAACCCGCTTGAGGGAGGCGGAATCAAGATCGCGGGTAAGGCGCCCGCCGACCACGATAGAAATCTTGCCGGTTTCTTCGGACACGACGATGGCCACGGCATCCACCAATTCCGTCAGTCCAATGGCAGCCCGGTGCCGCGTACCGAGGTTCTTGCTGATGTCGGGATTTTGTGTCAGCGGCAAAAAGCAGCCCGCCTGCTTGAGACGTCCCTGCTGAATGACCACGGCGCCATCATGAATCGGCGAATAAGGCAAGAAAATCGAGGTCAGCAAATCGCTCGATACGCGCGCGTCGATCTCGGTACCGACTTCAAGAAAATCCTTTAGACCGGTTTCGCGCTCAATCACGATGAGAGCGCCGATACGCCGATTGGCCATGACCATGCAGGCCTTGACCAGTTCGTCGATGACCTCGGTTTCTTCGCGATAGGACAGGCCGGCAAAAAAAGGATTGCGGCCGACATGCATGAGCGCCCTGCGAATATCGTTCTGAAAAATGACAATGATGACAAGGATGATTGAGGAAAGAAAATTGTCCAGCAGCCAGTGCAAGGTGCGCAGATCACCGACCTGAGAGGCGACATAGACGAGGAGAATAACCGCCAAACCGAGCAACATCTGAACGGCGCGGGTGCCCTTGATCAGTAGAATGATCCGGTAAATGATAAAGGTGACAAGCGCGACATCCAGAAGGTCGAGCCACCGGATACTTTTCAGAACATCGAAGATTCCATCCATGTCAGCGCAACCCGCCGGCAACTTTCAATCGGGAGGAGAATAGGAATGTACGGCAAAGGCGGTCAGAGCGGCCTCACGGGCCGGACCGACATCATGAACTCGAAAGATCGAAGCCCCCGCAGCGACCCCCAGAGCCACGGTCGCAAGCGTTGGGTAGAGACGCTTGCGCGGATCGGGCTGATCAAGGAGGGCACCGAGAAAGCTCTTGCGCGAAGTGCCCAGCAACAAGGGTCGTCCCAGCTGGTGAAATTCCGGCAGACGACGCAGGATCTCCAGATTTCCCGCCGTGCTTTTGCCGAAGCCGATGCCAGGGTCAACGGCGATGCATTCCTGGGAAACCCCGGCAGCCTGGGCCATGGATATAGCCCGCTCTAGATACCTGCAGATTTCGCCGATCAGATCCTGATACCGGACATGAGCTTGCATCTGATCCGGCCGGTGGCTGGTATGCATGAGAAACAGTCCCGCTCCGGTTTCCGCTGCAACTCCGGCCATTTCAGGATCAAAATGCAGGCCGCTGATATCGTTGATGAAGTGAGCTCCAGCAGCAATGGCGGCACGGGCCACACGACTTTTGGTCGTGTCGATGGAGAGGGGAACCGACAGTTCGCAGCTCAGAAGTTCAATGACAGGAACAACCCGCGCCAGTTCCTCCTCCGCAGTAACCGCAAGGGCGCCGGGACGTGTGCTTTCGCCACCGATATCGAGAAGATCCGCACCTTCATCCACCATCAAACGCGCCCGGTCCAGAGCGGCACGCGCGTTGACGAAGCGGCCCCCGTCGGAAAAGGAATCAGGCGTTACGTTGAGAATCCCCATGATGCAGGGACGCCGCAGATCGAGCCGGCAGGAACGTCCGACCAGACTACCTACCACTCAGGGCTCCTCCCGACGATCCTCCGCACTGAGACACCCTTCGTCACTGGGAGCGATGGTGCGCCCGGGAGGCGTCTTCGTCCCCTCAGAAGATTGGTCCTCGGGCTCATCTTTCGCTTTATCTTGTGCGCCTTGATCCTTGGGCACTTCTGTCTCGCCGAAGGTCAGGCGCCTGATTTCGGCACCATCAACCGTTTCGCGCTCCAGCAGCGCAAGAGAGATGCGCTCAAGGGCATCGCGATTCTCCCGCAGGATGTTGCGTGTGCGGTCATAGCAGCTCTGCACAATTTCACGAATTTCATTGTCGATTTCGCGCGCAGTTGACTCGCTGTAGTTCTTCATGTGGCCCATGTCGCGCCCGAGAAAAACCTCCCCTTCCTTTTCACCGAAGGTCAGAGGACCGAGCTTCTCGCTCATGCCCCACTCACACACCATCTTCCGCGCAATATGGGTGGCGCGTTCGAGGTCATTGGAGGCGCCGGTGGAGATACTCGGGAATACCAACTCTTCGGCGACACGTCCGCCGAACAAGGCGCAGATGCGCGTAAGCAGACCCTCTTTGGTTTCGTTGTATTTCTCCTCCTGGGGCAAGTACATGGTCACCCCCATGGCGCGACCGCGAGGGATAATGGACACCTTATGCACCGGATCAGCTCCGGGCAGAAACATGGCCACCAGGGCGTGCCCCGCCTCATGATAGGCGGTGACCTTCTTCTCATCTTCGGTAATTGCCATGGAGCGCCTTTCGGCACCCATCATGACCTTATCCTTGGCCGCCTCAAGATCGGCCATATGGACCTTGTCTTCATCCTTGCGCGCCGCCAGCAGTGCCGCCTCGTTGACCAGATTGGCCAGATCGGCACCGGAAAAACCGGGCGTGCCCTTGGCCACGACCATCATATTGACATCGCTGGCCAGGGGAATTTTTCGGGCATGCACCTGGAGGATTTTTTCGCGGCCGCGCACATCCGGCGGCGGCACGACCACCTGGCGGTCGAAGCGGCCAGGGCGAAGCAGCGCGGGATCGAGGACGTCGGGGCGGTTGGTGGCCGCGATCAGAATGACACCCTCATTGGACTCGAACCCATCCATTTCCACCAGCAACTGGTTAAGCGTTTGTTCACGCTCGTCATGGCCACCGCCTAGGCCGGCGCCGCGGTGTCGACCGACAGCATCGATTTCGTCGATGAAAATGATACAGGGAGCGTTTTTCTTGCCCTGTACGAACAAGTCACGTACGCGACTGGCACCAACCCCGACAAACATCTCCACAAAGTCAGAGCCGGAAATAGAGAAAAAGGGCACGCCAGCTTCCCCGGCGATGGCCCGCGCGAGGAGAGTCTTGCCGGTGCCGGGAGGACCGACCAGGAGTACGCCCTTGGGGATTTTACCCCCCAAGCGCGAGTACTTCTTGGGATCTTTGAGAAAGGAAACGATTTCTTCGAGTTCGTCCTTGGCTTCTTCCACACCGGCGACGTCGCTGAAGGTGACGCGGGCCGTATTTTCGTTGAGCAGCTTAG
The nucleotide sequence above comes from Geoalkalibacter ferrihydriticus DSM 17813. Encoded proteins:
- a CDS encoding YbbR-like domain-containing protein, coding for MFKKLTENWSLKLLSLVFALILWFFVIGERQVEIGFTVPIEYINVPQGMMIANEVPNLVDIRLTGPRTLLVNLSSGDISFSVDLADLKPGLTSFKRLEERLDIPGGLKVTRISPSFVDVRLERVRSKTVPVQVVFSGELAEGYQLDGFRVSPERVEIEGAESEIRDVTEVSTQPVELGGARESFTLMVPLRYQGRYSRLKEEQTVELQVRILPPPPAEIEYMEKGENSQ
- the glmM gene encoding phosphoglucosamine mutase; the encoded protein is MKKKLFGTDGVRGVANIPPITTETAMQLGRAAAYIFRDGNRRHRIVIGKDTRLSGYMLENALAAGVCSMGVDVLLVGPLPTPGIAFITASMRADAGVVISASHNPYQDNGIKFFSGNGFKLPDELELKMEDLIYSGKIDSLRPVASEVGKAFRIDDAVGRYIVFLKNSFPRDLDLKGLKIVLDCANGAAYKVAPAVLEELGAEVIPLGVTPNGTNINAGCGSLHPEVISEAVKTHRAHLGMALDGDADRVIFTDEFGKEVDGDHIMAICATTMLQEKRLAHNTLVATVMSNLGLDIAVKKAGGKVVKTDVGDRYVVEEMRKGGYTLGGEQSGHLIFLNHNTTGDGMVSALQVLAIMQRSGKPLSELAEVMVSLPQVLVNVRVAERREIEDIPEVRKAIDHARKALGETGRVLIRYSGTEPLLRIMLEGQDKYQITELAHQIAEEIDRHLGEKKVK
- a CDS encoding holo-ACP synthase, with translation MPIIGVGTDLAQIGRFRGLLEQEKVAVIARIFTAGEREYALAKKDPAPHLAARFAAKEAFLKALGLGLRRGMTWQDIEVVRDDLGKPSLCLSGRAAELCRERDVRGVHLSYSHDGDYAQAVVILEAS
- a CDS encoding pyridoxine 5'-phosphate synthase, which codes for MVPRLGVNVDHVATVRQARGTVEPDPVTAAALAELAGAGGITVHLREDRRHIQDRDVDVLRQTVRTRLNLEMAATEEMVAIALRTRPDCVTLVPERRAELTTEGGLDVVGQRGLLENPVRRLREAGIFVSLFVDPDLAQVETAQELGADAIEIHTGTYCDAKNTQTRQSELVKIEQAVRLGQQLGLIVHAGHGLNYQNVRPVVALGGIEEFNIGHSIISRAVLVGMDQAVREMLALIEGR
- the cdaA gene encoding diadenylate cyclase CdaA translates to MDGIFDVLKSIRWLDLLDVALVTFIIYRIILLIKGTRAVQMLLGLAVILLVYVASQVGDLRTLHWLLDNFLSSIILVIIVIFQNDIRRALMHVGRNPFFAGLSYREETEVIDELVKACMVMANRRIGALIVIERETGLKDFLEVGTEIDARVSSDLLTSIFLPYSPIHDGAVVIQQGRLKQAGCFLPLTQNPDISKNLGTRHRAAIGLTELVDAVAIVVSEETGKISIVVGGRLTRDLDSASLKRVLKRLLEMRTLGRK
- the ftsH gene encoding ATP-dependent zinc metalloprotease FtsH — encoded protein: MNQFYKNLALWLVISLLMIMLFNMMTQKEPEHRTINYSEFLAAVSDGRIMEVTIQGQQIEGVYDDGSAFKTHAPADIELIPELKERGVVIEAKPVEDRGFWFTLLISWGPILLLIAVWIFFMRQMQSGGGKAMSFGKSRAKLLNENTARVTFSDVAGVEEAKDELEEIVSFLKDPKKYSRLGGKIPKGVLLVGPPGTGKTLLARAIAGEAGVPFFSISGSDFVEMFVGVGASRVRDLFVQGKKNAPCIIFIDEIDAVGRHRGAGLGGGHDEREQTLNQLLVEMDGFESNEGVILIAATNRPDVLDPALLRPGRFDRQVVVPPPDVRGREKILQVHARKIPLASDVNMMVVAKGTPGFSGADLANLVNEAALLAARKDEDKVHMADLEAAKDKVMMGAERRSMAITEDEKKVTAYHEAGHALVAMFLPGADPVHKVSIIPRGRAMGVTMYLPQEEKYNETKEGLLTRICALFGGRVAEELVFPSISTGASNDLERATHIARKMVCEWGMSEKLGPLTFGEKEGEVFLGRDMGHMKNYSESTAREIDNEIREIVQSCYDRTRNILRENRDALERISLALLERETVDGAEIRRLTFGETEVPKDQGAQDKAKDEPEDQSSEGTKTPPGRTIAPSDEGCLSAEDRREEP
- the folP gene encoding dihydropteroate synthase, with protein sequence MVGSLVGRSCRLDLRRPCIMGILNVTPDSFSDGGRFVNARAALDRARLMVDEGADLLDIGGESTRPGALAVTAEEELARVVPVIELLSCELSVPLSIDTTKSRVARAAIAAGAHFINDISGLHFDPEMAGVAAETGAGLFLMHTSHRPDQMQAHVRYQDLIGEICRYLERAISMAQAAGVSQECIAVDPGIGFGKSTAGNLEILRRLPEFHQLGRPLLLGTSRKSFLGALLDQPDPRKRLYPTLATVALGVAAGASIFRVHDVGPAREAALTAFAVHSYSPPD